The Couchioplanes caeruleus nucleotide sequence GGCACCACGAACTCGGTGGCGGCATCCGTGGACGCCGAGGGGCGCCCGATGGTGCTGCGCAACCCGGCCGGCTCGGAGACCGTACCGTCGGTGGTGCAGTTCGTGTCCGCCGACGCCGTCCTCGTCGGCGATCAGGCCCGGGAGCTGGCCGCGGTCGACCCGGCGCACACCGTCGCGCTGGTCAAGCGGCTGATGGGCACCGACCGGCTGTTCGAGTTCCACGGCGCCGAGCACACCCCGGAGTCCATCTCCGCGCTCATCCTGCGCGCCATCGTGGACGGGGTGCTGCCCCACCGCGACGGTACGCCGGTCCCGGCCGTCATCACCGTCCCGGCGTACTTCGGCATCCGCGAGCGAGAAGCGACGCAGCAGGCCGGGCTGCTGGCCGGGTTGCGGGTCCTGGAGCTGGTCAGCGAGCCGGTCGCGGCGGCGCTGCACTACCGTCCGCGCGGCGACGGGCCGGTCGTGGTCTACGACCTGGGCGGCGGGACGTTCGACGTCACCGTGTTGCGGGTCGACGGAACCGGTTCCCAGGTCGTGGCGGTGGACGGCGACATGGACCTCGGCGGCGCCGACTGGGACCAGCGGCTGCGCGCCCACCTGCTCGACCGGTTCGTGGACCAGGTGGGCCCCGCGCAGGACCCGGCCGAGGACGCGGCGTTCATGACCGAGCTGACGCTGGTGGCCGAACGCGCGAAGAAGGCACTCACGCACACCCGCACGCACGAGGTCGCGCTGCGCCACGACGGGGCGACCGCACGGATCACGGTGTCGCAGGACGAGTTCGCCGCGATGACCCGCGACCTCACCGATCGCACCGGCGACTGTGTGCGGCGCATCCTGGCCACTGCCGGGCTGGCGCCGGGCGACGTCGCCGACTGCCTGCTGGTCGGCGGCTCGACCCGGATGCCGCAGGTCGCCTCGGCGCTGCGGGAGTGGTTCGGCTGGAACCCGCGGTCGCACGACCCGGACCTGGCCGTCGCCAAGGGCGCCGCGCTCCGGGCCTGGCAGTTGGTGGACGCCGAGCAGGCCTGGGTCACCCCGGGATGGGGTACGGACGCCGTTCCGTCCCGCCCGTCCGCACCGTCGCCCACGCCGGCGACGTCCGTACCGTTCCTGAGTTCGGTGGTGCCCCGCAGCTTCGGCCTGCTGATCCACGACAGCTCCGATCCGCAGGGCCGGCGCCGCTACATCCAGCACGTGATCCACCAGAACGAGCCGCTGCCGGCCGACGGGCACGAGATCAAGGTCGCCACGATCCTCAAGGACCAGGCGACCGTCCGCATCGAGGTGTACGAGCAGGCCGGCTTCGTCGAGTCGGCGGAGGTGGACGACAACCGCCGGGTGCTCGACGGCCAGCTCTCCGGGCTCCCGCCCGGGCTCAAGGCGGGGTCGCCGCTGATCGTGGCGCTGCACCTCGGCTTGGACGGGCGGCTGCGGGTGACCGCCCGGGAACCGCGCAGCGGCGTCTCGCTCAGCCTGGAGGCGTACGTGGACGGTGTGCTCGATGCCAACGACCGGCTGCAGCAGGCCGAGCGCCTGACCCGGTTGACCGTACGTCAGTGAGGGGTTTGTCGTGAGCGACTGGATCCGGCGCTCGTTCGACGCAGTGGGCGTCACGCAGTACAAGCCGGGCAAGCACCTGGCGGCCCTGCAGGAGCCGCATCTGGGCAAGGTCATCCTGTGCATCGACGTGAGCAGCTCGATGTCCGGCAATCCGCTGCAGGAGGCGGTCCGTGGCGCCCGCGAGTTCGTCGCGCAGGCGGTCGAGGGCCGCTACCGGGTCGGCCTGATCCTGTGGAACAGGTCCGTCGCCGTTTCGGTCCCGCTGTCGGCCGATCCCGGCCCGGTCCTGGCCGGCCTGGACCGGGCGTACTCCTCGGGCGGCACCAACGTCACGCCGACGCTGCGGGCCGGGATCACCGCGCTGGGTTCCCTGACCGGCGATCGGGTGCTGGCGGTCTTCGGCGACGGTGACATCGGGCCGGTGGCCCCCGCCGTGGCGGCCGCGCGGGAGGCGGCGGCGCTCGGCATCCGGATCATCGTGCGGGGACTGGGCAGCCATGCCGCCGCCTCGCTGGCCCAGATCGCGACCGAGGGACTGGAGGGTGCGGAGATCACCGGCAGCGGATCGATCGCCTCGGGCATCGCCGGGATGGCGACGTCGCTGCGGATGCGGTCCTGACGTGGACGCCTCAGCCGAGGCGGACGGCGTCGCCGCGCTCGACCGCTACGACCGCGCCGGCGACCCGGACGACCTGCGTACCGCCGGCCGTCTGCTCGGTGGGGTTCTCGTGGAGCGGCCGGACCATCCGGACCGGTCCCGGTGGGCGGCGCGGCTCAGCGACGGCTTCTCCGACGAGGCGTACGACGGTGAAGCGCTCGAGGACTACGACGCCGCGATCGCCTGGGTCACCCGGCTCACGGCAGAGCCGGAGGCCCGGGAGCGGAACGTGGTCCGGCTCGCAGACCTCGCCTGGGACAGGTCCTGGGTCATCCGGTACGGCGGCGACGACACCGTGGACCCGGCCGAGGATCTGGACCGGCTGATCGGGCTGCTCGCCGATCTCGAGGACGAGCGGAACGGCCCGGTCGTCTCCCGGTACCTGCGGTTGTTGCACGGCATGGCGCTGGCCGAGCGGGCCGAGCTGGGCGGCGGGGAGGCCGGCGCCGCGATCGCCCTGTTGGAACCCGCGCTCGAGGAGCTGATCCGGCTTCCGGTCAGCGAGGACGGGACGGAGGTCGCCGACTGGGTCGGTGACAACCGGCTCGCGTTGGCGGCGCACTCGCTGGCCGAGGCGTACCGGCGGCGGGGCGATCTGGACCGCGCCGTGGCCGTGCTGGAGCGCGCGCTCGCCGACCACGCGACCGGTCTGCTGCGTACGCTCGTGTCCAGCAGCCTCGCGGCGACCCGGCAGGAGCGGTGGCACGACCGGACGGTGGCCGGCGATCACGTCGCGGCGGCCGCCGAGCTGAAGGCCGGCATCGCGGTCTGCGAAGCCGAGGAGGCCGACGATCCGTGGTTGCTCGCGCTGCACGGCGAGCTGCTGACCGCGCGCGCCGAGCAGGACGAGTCCGACGCCGACGCTCAGCTGGCCGCCGAACTGCTCGACCGGGCCGCCGAGCTGGTGACCGACGCGCCGGACGGGTGGCGGTTCTGGCGCTCGGCCGCCACCGCGCATCGCCTCCGCGCTCAGGAGCCGGGCGCGCTGGAGACGGCCGCCCGCCGGATCGAGAAGGCGCTGACGTACGTGCTGCCCGACGACGACCGCTTGACGATGCACGCCGACCTGCTGGCCATCGCCCACGAACGGGGCACGCCGGACCTGCGGGAGGCGCTGGGCGCCGGGATCCGGGCGTGGGACGCGGCCACGGAGGCCGATCCGGGGCTCCGCGCGGCGGTTGCGCTCCTCTTCGCGTACGGGTCCTTCGCAGCCGTCGCCGCCGACCTGGGTGACGTGGACACGGGCGGCATCCGGCGGCTCCTCGAGGCCGCCGCCGACCGGCCCGGCGCCGATGACGAGTGGCGGGCGCTGGTCGACTACGGCACCGGCGTGCTCGAGCACTACGAGGACATGCTCAACCCGGCACGGCCCGGCGACGGCGGCCTGCGCCGGCTGGCCCGGGCGGCGGCGTTCCAGCAGCCCGACGCCGACTTCGCGCAACGCCTCCGGCTGACCCTGGCGCTCGCCGGCCAGGCCGAGGCGAGCAGGACCGGCGACCGGCGCACCGCTGAAGCGGCCCGGCAGCAGGCCGATTCCGGCCGTCCACTGCCGGAGCGACCGGC carries:
- a CDS encoding vWA domain-containing protein, whose protein sequence is MSDWIRRSFDAVGVTQYKPGKHLAALQEPHLGKVILCIDVSSSMSGNPLQEAVRGAREFVAQAVEGRYRVGLILWNRSVAVSVPLSADPGPVLAGLDRAYSSGGTNVTPTLRAGITALGSLTGDRVLAVFGDGDIGPVAPAVAAAREAAALGIRIIVRGLGSHAAASLAQIATEGLEGAEITGSGSIASGIAGMATSLRMRS
- a CDS encoding Hsp70 family protein, whose product is MAELTPFLGIDLGTTNSVAASVDAEGRPMVLRNPAGSETVPSVVQFVSADAVLVGDQARELAAVDPAHTVALVKRLMGTDRLFEFHGAEHTPESISALILRAIVDGVLPHRDGTPVPAVITVPAYFGIREREATQQAGLLAGLRVLELVSEPVAAALHYRPRGDGPVVVYDLGGGTFDVTVLRVDGTGSQVVAVDGDMDLGGADWDQRLRAHLLDRFVDQVGPAQDPAEDAAFMTELTLVAERAKKALTHTRTHEVALRHDGATARITVSQDEFAAMTRDLTDRTGDCVRRILATAGLAPGDVADCLLVGGSTRMPQVASALREWFGWNPRSHDPDLAVAKGAALRAWQLVDAEQAWVTPGWGTDAVPSRPSAPSPTPATSVPFLSSVVPRSFGLLIHDSSDPQGRRRYIQHVIHQNEPLPADGHEIKVATILKDQATVRIEVYEQAGFVESAEVDDNRRVLDGQLSGLPPGLKAGSPLIVALHLGLDGRLRVTAREPRSGVSLSLEAYVDGVLDANDRLQQAERLTRLTVRQ